A segment of the Halovivax limisalsi genome:
TCGCCTGCCGCTTCGAACACCTCGCGAATGCCGCTGATCGAGACGTTTTCGACTCGCGTCGAGAACCCCGTCATACTCGACAGGGTGGACCGGAACCCGATAACTCTTGCTGGTGCGGGCGACGAACGAAACGGCCATTTGTTGAACGGATGTGAGATCGCAGCGCCCACGAGACGGGTGCGGATCGACTCGTGACCGTTTCGCCCAACAGCTGGTTGCGCGTGCCCTCACTCGGCGGCGTCGACGATTCGCGTCGCACCCGATCGCGGATCGACGTGCACCCGCACTCGGCCGGCGGCCGTCGTCGCCGGGACGATCCACGTCGATCGGGTCCGGTGGGGGAGCGAAACCTCGATCGCATCGTACCCGGCCGATTCGAGCGCATCGGCGGCGCGTCTCGTCGCCGCATCGACGGACGGTACGGTCTGCGTCGGTGCTCGACGCTGTGCGGTTGTCATCGGCCTTCTATCTATATCTATGCTACCACCACACATGAACCAGGTCGGCGGTTCCCACTCGCCGGGAGCGTGCCGGTGGACCCCACACTCGATCCGCGTGGAACTCGCATCCAACCGTAAGGACCGAGACGCTGACAGGAGGGGACGGTCGAAAAATCGTCGGCGGAGATCAGTAGAACTCGCGGACGAGGTCCATCGCGTCCTCGGGCGCACCGTCGGGAATCTCGGACATGTCCGCGTCGATCCCGTGCTGCTCGTCGTACGGGACGGACGTTTCGTCCTGATACATCACGCCCTGGTACTCCTTGTCGGCGTCGAGGATGACCTCCTTCGCGCTCTCGTAGTCGGTCGGGTCGTGGCCCTCCTCCTCGAGGTCGACGAGGGTGTCGCGGAAGTAGTCGTAGGTGTCGACGTCGTTGAACGTCACGCACGGGCTGAAGACGTTGACGAAGCCGAAGCCGTCGTGCTCGATCGCGGCCTCGACGATCTCGGTGTGACGCATCGCGTCGGAGGCGAACGACTGGGCGACGAACGTCGCGCCGGAGGCCAGCGCGAGCGCGAGCGGGTTGACCGGCGGCTGCTGGGGGCCCTCGGGCGTCGTCGACGTCTCGAAGTCCGAGCGCGAGGTCGGCGAGGCCTGGCCCTTCGTCAGCCCGTAGATGCGGTTGTCCATGACGACGTAGGACATGTCGACGTTCCGGCGGACGGCGTGGACGAAGTGGCCGGCGCCGATCGAGTAGCCGTCGCCGTCGCCGCCGGCGACCATGACCTCGATGTCTGGCCGGGCCATCTTGACGCCGGTGCCGACCGGCAGGGCGCGCCCGTGGACGCCGTGGAGCGCGTAGCTGTGCATGTAGGTGCCGATCTTACCCGAACAGCCGATGCCGGCGACGACGAACGTGTTGTCGGGGTCGTTGCCCGTGTTCGCCAGGGCCTTCATCATGCCGTTCATGGTCCCGAAGTCGCCGCAGCCGGGACACCAGGTCGGTTGCTTGTCGGACTTGAAGTCGGTGAATCTGACGTCTGAACTCATTGTGCTGGTACCTCCGCGGCGAGCGCCGCCTCGATGTCGTCTGCGAGTTCGTCCGCCTTGAAGCGAACGCCCGTGTACTTGTTGATGCGTTTGACGCGGGTCAGCGTATCGTGTTCGATCACGTCGGCGAACTGTCCCGACGCGTTACACTCGACGACGACCACGTCGTCGGCCGCCTCGACGTCGTCGGAGAGGTTCGGACGCGGGAAGAGATAGGGGACCGAGAGGACGCGGACGGAGACGTCGCGCTCGTCGAGCAGGTCGAGCGCCTCGACGATCGCACCCTCGTTCGACCCCCACGAGATGACGAGATCGTCGGCGTCCGGGTCGCCGAACTCGCGGTAGTCCCAGTCCTCCTCGGCCCTGGCGGTCTCCACTTTCCGGTTACGTTTGTCGACCTGCTGGACGCGAACGTCCGTCTCCTCGGTCCGGCGGCCGAGTTCGTCGTGCTCGAGGCCGGTACTCATGTGCGCGCCGTCGAGCGTGCCCGGGAGCGCTCGGGGACTGATGCCGTCGTCGGTCGCGGCGTGGGCGCGGAAGCGACCCTCGTCGTCGAGCCACGCCTCGACGTCGTCCTCGTCGACGATCTTCCCGCGGTCGATCTCGACGTCGTCCATGTCGAAGGCCTCCGGCGGGAACGTCTGTTCGGTGACCGACATCGCCAGATCGGAGACGAGGAAGACCGGCGTCTGGTACTTCTCCGCGAGGTTGAACGCCTCGATCGTCTTCCAGAAGCACTCGGTGACGGTCGTCGGGGCGACGACGAAGCGCGGGACCTCGCCGTGGCCGCCGTAGAGGACCATGTTCAGGTCGCCCTGCTCCTGCTTCGTCGGCATCCCCGTCGAGGGACCGGAGCGCTGCACGTCGGCGATGACGAGGGGTGTCTCGCTCGTCGCCACGAGGCCGAACGTCTCGGTCATGAGGTCGATCCCCGCCCCGGAGGTCGCCGTCATCGAACGCGCGCCGCCGCGAGCGGCGCCCAGCGCCATGTTGATTGCGGAGAGTTCGTCCTCGGCCTGGACGACGTGGCCGCCGTAGTCGTCGATGCGGCCCGTCAGGTACTCCATGATCGAGGTCGCGGGGGTGATGGGGTAGCCCGCGTAGAAGCGGCAGCCGGCGGCGATGGCGCCCATGCCGATCGCCTCGTTGCCGTTCAGCAGGACGTAGTCCTCGTCTGTCGTCTCCAAATTGTAGCCGAGGCGATCGAGGTCGTAGTGCTCCTCGACGTACTCCTGGCCGAGTCTGGCTGCCTCCCTGTTGTTCTCGACGATCTTCGAGCCCTTGCCGCCGAAGCGCTTCTCCAGGGCTTCGTCGAGGTACTCGACGTCGAAGCCGGTGATCTCACAGGCCGCGCCGAGCGCGACGATGTTTCGCATGATTGCCCCGCCGGCCTCTTCGGCCAGGGACTTCAGCGGAACGTCGACGGCCGTGATCTCCTCCGGGATCTCCGCGTCCCAGGATCGTTCGCCGTCGTAGATGACGGCGCTGCCGTCGTGCATTTCGTCGAGATTCTCGTCGATGGTGCGCTGGGTGAGCGCGACGAGAATGTCGAGCCGATCGACGACGCTCTGGACGTCCTCGACGGCCGTCCTGATCTTGTAGGCCGTGTACCCGCCCCGGATGCGCGAGGCGAAGTCCTTCGAGGTAAACACGTGCCGTCCCGCCCTGGAGAGCGCCTGGGCGAAGATCTTGCCGGTGGAGTCGATACCGTCCCCGGCCTCGCCGCCGATGGCCCAGTTGAGGTCTGCAGCCATGTTCTAGCGGCCCTTACCCGGGGGAGCAGAAAAGGGTTCTGAAACCCCCGGTCACGTTCCGGCCGCGTGAACCTCTGGACCGGGTGTATAGTACATAT
Coding sequences within it:
- a CDS encoding 2-oxoacid:acceptor oxidoreductase subunit alpha encodes the protein MAADLNWAIGGEAGDGIDSTGKIFAQALSRAGRHVFTSKDFASRIRGGYTAYKIRTAVEDVQSVVDRLDILVALTQRTIDENLDEMHDGSAVIYDGERSWDAEIPEEITAVDVPLKSLAEEAGGAIMRNIVALGAACEITGFDVEYLDEALEKRFGGKGSKIVENNREAARLGQEYVEEHYDLDRLGYNLETTDEDYVLLNGNEAIGMGAIAAGCRFYAGYPITPATSIMEYLTGRIDDYGGHVVQAEDELSAINMALGAARGGARSMTATSGAGIDLMTETFGLVATSETPLVIADVQRSGPSTGMPTKQEQGDLNMVLYGGHGEVPRFVVAPTTVTECFWKTIEAFNLAEKYQTPVFLVSDLAMSVTEQTFPPEAFDMDDVEIDRGKIVDEDDVEAWLDDEGRFRAHAATDDGISPRALPGTLDGAHMSTGLEHDELGRRTEETDVRVQQVDKRNRKVETARAEEDWDYREFGDPDADDLVISWGSNEGAIVEALDLLDERDVSVRVLSVPYLFPRPNLSDDVEAADDVVVVECNASGQFADVIEHDTLTRVKRINKYTGVRFKADELADDIEAALAAEVPAQ
- a CDS encoding 2-oxoacid:ferredoxin oxidoreductase subunit beta translates to MSSDVRFTDFKSDKQPTWCPGCGDFGTMNGMMKALANTGNDPDNTFVVAGIGCSGKIGTYMHSYALHGVHGRALPVGTGVKMARPDIEVMVAGGDGDGYSIGAGHFVHAVRRNVDMSYVVMDNRIYGLTKGQASPTSRSDFETSTTPEGPQQPPVNPLALALASGATFVAQSFASDAMRHTEIVEAAIEHDGFGFVNVFSPCVTFNDVDTYDYFRDTLVDLEEEGHDPTDYESAKEVILDADKEYQGVMYQDETSVPYDEQHGIDADMSEIPDGAPEDAMDLVREFY